In the Brevundimonas mediterranea genome, ACTGGTCGCCGAAATCCCCAGCCTGAAGGTCGGCGTCTCCACCGATAGCGAGGCCCACTACGGTCCCGTCGTCACCCAGACCCACAAGGACCGCGTTCTGGGCTGGATCGAAAAAGGCGTGCAGGAAGGCGCCGAACTGGTCGTCGATGGCCGCGACTTCAGCCTGCAGGGGCACGAGAAGGGCTATTTCATCGGCCCGTCGCTGTTCGACCACGTGACGGCGGACATGTCGGCCTATCGCGAGGAAATCTTCGGCCCGGTGCTTCAGATCGTCCGCGCCGAGACCTTCGAGGAGGCGCTGGCCCTGCCGTCGAACCACCAGTACGGCAACGGCGTCGCCATCTTCACCCAGAACGGCCGTGCGGCCCGCGACTTCGCCGCCCGGGTCAACGTCGGCATGGTCGGCATCAATGTGCCGATCCCGGTGCCGGTCGCCTATCACACCTTCGGCGGCTGGAAGCGCTCGGCCTTCGGCGACATCAACCAGCACGGCATGGAGGGCGTCCGCTTCTGGACCAAGACCAAGACCGTGACGGCGCGGTGGCCGGATTCGGCGCTGGAGCATTCGGACAGTTCGTTCGTCATCCCGACGATGCGCTGACCTCAACTGCCGTCACCCTCGGGCTTGACCCGAGGGTCGGATTGTCCGCGGCTTGTGCGATGACGCGGACGCACAGACGCCTCCGCCTCCGATCCTCGGGTCAAGCCCGAGGATGACGGGGAGGGGCGGGGAGTGACAAGATATGGACTTCGCCCTTACCGACGACCAGCGCGCCATTCAGGACGCGGCGCGCGCCTTCGCCGACGCCGAGCTGGCGCCCCACTCCGCCCGCTGGGACGAGGAGAAGCACTTCCCCGTCGATGTGATGAAACAGGCGGCCGAGATGGGCTTCTGCGGCATCTATACCGGAGAGGAACACGGCGGCATGGCGCTGGGCCGGGTCGAGGCGGCCGTGATCTTCGAGGAGCTGTCGCGCGGCGACGTGGCGACGGCGGCCTTCATCTCGATCCACAATATGGCGACCTGGATGATCGACCGGTTCGGATCGGACGCTCTGCGCGCCCGGTTCGTGCCCGATCTGGTCGGCATGGAGAAGATCGCCAGCTACTGCCTGACCGAGCCGGGCTCCGGCTCCGACGCGGCGGCGCTGCGGACCACGGCGGTGCGCGACGGCGACCACTATGTGCTGAACGGCTCCAAGGCCTTCATTTCCGGTGCGGGGACGAGCGACCTCTATGTCGTCATGGTCCGCACGGGCGGGGAGGGGGCAAAGGGAGTTTCCGCCCTTGTCGTCGAGGCCGGGACGCCCGGCCTGTCCTTCGGCGCCCAGGAGAGGAAGATGGGCTGGAACGCCCAGCCGACCGCCATCGTCCAGTTCGACGACTGCCGCGTGCCGGCCGCCAATCTGCTGGGCGAAGAGGGGGCGGGCTTCCGCTATGCGATGGCAGGCCTGGACGGCGGGCGGCTGAACATCGCCGCCTGTTCTCTGGGCGGCGCGCGTCTGGCGCTGGAAACGGCCCAGGATTACGTCGCCACCCGCAAACAGTTCGGTCGTCCGATCGGCGAGTTCCAGGCGCTCCAGTTCCGCCTGGCCGACATGGCGACCGATCTGGAGGCGGCGCGCCTGATGGTGCTGCGCGGGGCCTGGGCCATCGACACCGACCATCCGGAAAAGACGAAGTGGTGCGCTATGGCCAAGCGGCTGGCCACCGACGCCTGTTTC is a window encoding:
- a CDS encoding isobutyryl-CoA dehydrogenase; this encodes MDFALTDDQRAIQDAARAFADAELAPHSARWDEEKHFPVDVMKQAAEMGFCGIYTGEEHGGMALGRVEAAVIFEELSRGDVATAAFISIHNMATWMIDRFGSDALRARFVPDLVGMEKIASYCLTEPGSGSDAAALRTTAVRDGDHYVLNGSKAFISGAGTSDLYVVMVRTGGEGAKGVSALVVEAGTPGLSFGAQERKMGWNAQPTAIVQFDDCRVPAANLLGEEGAGFRYAMAGLDGGRLNIAACSLGGARLALETAQDYVATRKQFGRPIGEFQALQFRLADMATDLEAARLMVLRGAWAIDTDHPEKTKWCAMAKRLATDACFQIADEALQLHGGYGYLKDYPLERIVRDLRVHRILEGTNEIMRVIIAREMARG